The Corynebacterium vitaeruminis DSM 20294 genome window below encodes:
- a CDS encoding low temperature requirement protein A, giving the protein MTRSTPRSPGRSECRDDKGSGKARKGVSTIERFFDLIFVWAVTRISELLQEDISWEQVFRALVVFVPVYWLWVGTTMYANLTDVDNPRGRLSFFVVAFAGLGMALALPGSFAEESTAPWFAGAYWLGRLVLFAAVADHPHRREFITFPVGAFITGPLLMIGALVDAEWRLWIWGLAAFIELVTPIIRRTLVAATPFATSHLADRYSTFVIIAIGETIVASGAAAGHHGIDWTEVVALALGFAVCCSMWWTYFDLASRAIEYALERAEIAIDAIRPVLSYGHLSFVVAIIAVAAGIGTAVQEPTEHLPLGIAALVCGGTALSLITFGFTRWQLARTLAIPRMTGAAACALLILLASALPAMGLLALLALVMLLVNVGDHLRSATNPAMA; this is encoded by the coding sequence TTGACGCGAAGTACTCCCAGGAGTCCTGGACGAAGCGAGTGCCGTGATGACAAAGGCAGTGGAAAGGCCCGAAAAGGTGTCTCGACCATCGAGCGCTTCTTCGACCTCATCTTCGTGTGGGCGGTGACGCGCATCTCCGAGCTGCTCCAGGAGGACATCTCCTGGGAGCAGGTCTTCCGGGCGCTCGTCGTGTTCGTGCCCGTCTACTGGCTGTGGGTGGGCACAACGATGTACGCCAACCTCACCGACGTGGACAACCCGCGCGGCCGGCTGTCCTTCTTCGTCGTGGCCTTCGCGGGGCTCGGCATGGCGCTCGCCCTGCCGGGAAGCTTCGCCGAGGAGTCCACCGCCCCGTGGTTTGCGGGCGCCTACTGGCTCGGCAGGCTGGTGCTGTTCGCGGCGGTCGCCGACCACCCGCACCGTCGCGAATTCATTACTTTCCCGGTGGGCGCCTTCATCACGGGTCCGCTCCTCATGATCGGCGCGCTTGTCGACGCCGAGTGGCGCCTCTGGATCTGGGGGCTGGCGGCCTTCATCGAGCTGGTCACGCCCATCATCCGCCGCACCCTCGTGGCGGCCACGCCCTTTGCCACCTCGCACCTCGCGGACCGCTACTCCACCTTCGTCATCATCGCCATCGGCGAGACCATCGTGGCCTCCGGCGCCGCCGCCGGCCACCACGGCATCGACTGGACCGAGGTCGTGGCGCTGGCTTTGGGCTTCGCGGTGTGCTGCTCCATGTGGTGGACCTACTTCGACCTCGCCTCCCGCGCCATCGAGTACGCCCTCGAGCGCGCGGAGATCGCCATCGACGCGATCCGCCCCGTGCTCTCCTACGGGCACCTCTCCTTCGTGGTCGCCATCATCGCCGTGGCGGCGGGCATAGGCACGGCCGTCCAGGAGCCGACGGAGCACCTCCCGCTGGGCATCGCCGCGCTCGTCTGCGGCGGCACCGCGCTGTCCCTCATCACCTTCGGGTTCACCCGCTGGCAGCTCGCGCGCACCCTCGCCATCCCGCGGATGACCGGCGCCGCGGCCTGCGCCCTGCTCATCCTGCTGGCGTCGGCGCTGCCTGCCATGGGGCTGCTCGCCCTCCTCGCGCTCGTCATGCTGCTCGTCAACGTGGGCGACCACCTGCGCTCGGCGACGAACCCGGCGATGGCTTAG
- a CDS encoding lipoate--protein ligase family protein: protein MNTHFEIKVPGGKLVAVDVDFSSPEDGGRINEVFVSGDFFVEPDEAYLALGPALSGASTSENAKQLTRRLDAALSHIDGVEIHGFSTHDIAVAVRRAITGGTDFTDHSWEVLRPGVMPTPMNVALDELLLDQVATGKRGPTMRIWDWEDKAVVMGSFQSYVNEVDPEGVDKHGITVVRRMSGGGAMFMEGGNCITYSIYAPESLVAGYSYEESYAYLDQWVLAALARQGVDAWYVPINDITSTGGKIGGAAQKRRGGAILHHVTMSYDIDADKMMEVLRIGKVKIASKGIASAKKRVDPLRRQTGATREEIIETLIDEFTTRYHATPTALSETDLAAAKELVDAKYSQESWTKRVP, encoded by the coding sequence ATGAACACCCACTTCGAGATCAAGGTCCCCGGCGGCAAGCTCGTAGCCGTGGACGTGGACTTCTCCTCGCCGGAGGACGGCGGCCGCATCAACGAGGTCTTCGTCTCCGGCGACTTCTTCGTCGAGCCCGACGAGGCCTACCTGGCCCTCGGCCCCGCGCTCTCCGGCGCCAGCACGAGCGAGAACGCCAAGCAGCTCACCCGCCGCCTCGACGCCGCGCTCTCCCACATCGACGGCGTGGAGATCCACGGCTTTTCCACCCACGACATCGCGGTCGCCGTCCGCCGCGCCATCACCGGCGGCACCGACTTCACCGACCACTCCTGGGAGGTGCTGCGCCCGGGGGTCATGCCCACGCCCATGAACGTCGCCCTCGACGAGCTCCTGCTCGACCAGGTCGCCACCGGCAAGCGCGGGCCGACGATGCGCATCTGGGATTGGGAGGACAAGGCCGTGGTCATGGGGTCCTTCCAGTCGTACGTTAATGAGGTGGATCCCGAAGGCGTCGACAAGCACGGCATCACCGTCGTGCGGCGTATGTCCGGGGGCGGCGCGATGTTCATGGAGGGTGGAAACTGCATCACCTACTCCATCTACGCGCCGGAATCGCTGGTGGCGGGCTATTCCTACGAGGAGTCCTACGCCTACCTCGACCAGTGGGTGCTCGCGGCGCTGGCGCGCCAGGGGGTCGACGCCTGGTACGTGCCCATCAACGACATCACCTCCACCGGCGGCAAGATCGGCGGCGCGGCCCAGAAGCGCCGCGGCGGCGCCATCCTCCACCACGTGACCATGAGCTACGACATCGACGCCGACAAGATGATGGAGGTCTTACGCATCGGCAAGGTCAAGATCGCGTCCAAGGGTATCGCAAGTGCCAAGAAGCGCGTGGACCCGCTGCGCCGCCAGACCGGCGCCACCCGCGAGGAGATCATTGAGACGCTCATCGACGAGTTCACCACCCGCTACCACGCCACCCCCACTGCTCTCAGCGAGACCGACCTCGCCGCGGCCAAGGAACTCGTTGACGCGAAGTACTCCCAGGAGTCCTGGACGAAGCGAGTGCCGTGA
- a CDS encoding DUF808 domain-containing protein, which produces MAGGLAALLDDVALIARHAAANIDDVATQATQTSAKAAGVVIDDTAVAPRFVEGVTPAREIPIVWRIAKGSMVNKICIILPIALILTAVAPWALTPILMCGGLYLSFEGAEKVWELVSGQQEESEDETGAKDEDTLVRGAITTDLILSAEIMVISLNEVASDSIWMKAGVLIMVAIVVTLGVYGAVGLLVKMDDMGLALSKRGGAGAKAFGRGLVSAMPRVLNTISFIGMFAMLWVGGHILLKGMDELGLHAPFEFVHSLEHHVERFGGAATWTVETLCSLVFGLAVGAVIATVVHFLPTKKH; this is translated from the coding sequence ATGGCCGGTGGCCTCGCCGCCCTGCTCGACGACGTCGCGCTCATCGCCCGCCACGCGGCGGCAAACATCGACGACGTCGCCACCCAGGCCACGCAGACCAGCGCCAAGGCCGCGGGCGTGGTCATCGACGACACCGCCGTGGCCCCGCGCTTCGTCGAGGGGGTAACCCCCGCCCGCGAGATCCCGATCGTCTGGCGCATCGCCAAGGGCTCGATGGTAAACAAGATCTGCATCATCTTGCCCATCGCGCTCATCCTCACCGCCGTCGCGCCCTGGGCGCTGACCCCCATCCTCATGTGCGGCGGCCTCTATCTCTCCTTCGAGGGCGCCGAGAAGGTGTGGGAGCTCGTCTCTGGGCAGCAGGAGGAAAGCGAGGACGAGACCGGCGCGAAGGACGAGGACACCCTCGTTCGCGGCGCGATCACCACCGACCTCATCCTCTCCGCGGAGATCATGGTCATCTCGCTCAACGAGGTCGCCTCCGACTCGATCTGGATGAAGGCCGGCGTGCTCATCATGGTCGCCATCGTGGTCACCCTCGGCGTCTACGGCGCGGTGGGCCTCCTGGTGAAGATGGACGACATGGGCCTTGCGCTGTCCAAGCGCGGCGGCGCGGGCGCCAAGGCGTTCGGGCGCGGGCTGGTCTCGGCGATGCCGAGGGTGCTCAACACCATTTCTTTCATCGGCATGTTCGCCATGCTGTGGGTCGGCGGACACATCCTGCTCAAGGGAATGGACGAGCTGGGGCTGCACGCCCCCTTCGAGTTCGTCCACTCGCTCGAGCACCACGTGGAGCGGTTCGGCGGCGCGGCCACGTGGACGGTGGAGACGCTATGCTCGCTCGTCTTCGGCCTCGCGGTCGGCGCGGTCATCGCCACCGTCGTGCACTTCCTGCCGACGAAGAAGCACTAA
- the zupT gene encoding zinc transporter ZupT: MDWVNAVALAFGLTLLAGLSTGLGGAVAVAARRPGERFLAGSLGFSAGVMIYVSFVEIFPEGIDKLVDAHGDAGKWLAAAAFFGGIALIALIDRLVPDSLNPHEPGLTDSARRRRAMMQMGLLTALAIAIHNFPEGFATFIAALADPTIAIPVAVAIAIHNIPEGIAVAVPLREATGSRAKAFWWSLASGLAEPFGAAVGYLLLLPWLGPVALGVAFAAIAGIMVFISLDELLPTAVKTGRHHTAIYGLVAGMAVMALSLLLL, from the coding sequence GTGGATTGGGTGAACGCGGTCGCGCTGGCCTTCGGGCTCACTTTGTTGGCAGGTCTATCAACCGGGCTCGGGGGAGCTGTCGCCGTCGCGGCGCGGCGGCCGGGGGAGCGCTTCCTCGCGGGGTCCCTGGGCTTTTCCGCTGGAGTCATGATCTACGTCTCCTTCGTGGAGATCTTCCCCGAGGGCATTGACAAGCTTGTCGACGCCCATGGCGACGCAGGCAAGTGGCTCGCGGCGGCCGCCTTCTTCGGCGGGATAGCGCTGATCGCGCTCATCGACCGGCTCGTGCCGGACTCCCTCAACCCGCACGAGCCGGGGCTGACGGACTCCGCGCGGCGCCGCCGCGCGATGATGCAGATGGGCCTGCTCACCGCACTTGCCATCGCGATTCACAACTTCCCGGAGGGCTTCGCCACCTTCATCGCGGCGCTCGCCGATCCCACCATCGCGATCCCCGTCGCGGTGGCCATCGCCATCCACAACATCCCCGAGGGCATCGCCGTGGCCGTCCCCCTGCGCGAGGCGACGGGCTCGCGGGCGAAGGCCTTCTGGTGGTCGCTGGCCTCGGGGCTGGCCGAGCCCTTCGGTGCCGCGGTGGGCTACCTCCTGCTCCTGCCGTGGCTGGGGCCGGTGGCGCTCGGCGTCGCCTTCGCGGCGATCGCCGGGATCATGGTGTTCATCAGCCTCGACGAGCTCCTGCCCACGGCCGTGAAGACCGGCCGCCACCACACCGCCATCTATGGGCTCGTCGCGGGCATGGCGGTCATGGCGCTGAGCCTCCTGCTGCTCTAG
- a CDS encoding patatin-like phospholipase family protein, which yields MQFADTALVMEGGGMRNSYTAACVSRLLAEGVSFGWVGGISAGSSHTVNFLSQDPFRTKEAFVGMSLDPHIGGWGSFLRGRGYFDSPYIYEQAPMPGTEHPFDYARFSAGSTPYRMGATRADTGETVYFGRDDAGDLATLMKQVRASSTMPVFMRTTWIDGVPYVDGALGSSGGVPLEAAESDGFEKFLVLLTRPRDYFKEPVSRPQVLRRAFRRWPKVADALIARPARYNATKRRLLELEKQGHAQLFFPETMPVNSRDLNTSRLERSYALGEEQTDREWDGWMRFLAS from the coding sequence ATGCAATTTGCGGACACGGCACTCGTCATGGAGGGCGGCGGGATGCGCAACTCGTACACCGCCGCCTGCGTCTCCCGGCTGCTCGCCGAGGGGGTCAGCTTCGGCTGGGTCGGCGGCATCTCCGCCGGATCCTCGCACACGGTGAACTTCCTCTCCCAGGATCCCTTCCGCACGAAGGAGGCCTTCGTGGGCATGAGCCTCGACCCGCACATCGGCGGCTGGGGCTCCTTCCTGCGCGGGCGCGGCTACTTCGACTCCCCCTACATCTACGAGCAGGCCCCCATGCCCGGTACCGAGCACCCCTTCGACTACGCGCGGTTCAGCGCGGGCTCGACCCCCTACCGCATGGGCGCCACCCGCGCGGACACCGGCGAGACCGTCTACTTCGGCCGCGACGACGCGGGCGACCTGGCGACGCTGATGAAGCAGGTCCGCGCGAGCTCCACCATGCCGGTGTTCATGCGCACCACCTGGATCGACGGCGTGCCCTATGTCGACGGCGCGCTGGGCAGCTCCGGCGGCGTCCCGCTCGAGGCCGCCGAGTCGGACGGCTTCGAGAAGTTCTTGGTCCTGCTCACCCGCCCCCGCGACTACTTCAAGGAGCCGGTCTCGCGCCCGCAGGTGCTTCGCCGTGCTTTTCGACGCTGGCCGAAGGTGGCCGACGCCCTCATCGCGCGCCCGGCGCGCTACAACGCCACCAAGCGCCGGCTGCTGGAGCTGGAGAAACAGGGCCACGCGCAGCTGTTCTTCCCCGAGACGATGCCGGTCAACTCCCGCGACCTCAACACCTCCCGCCTCGAGCGCTCCTACGCGCTGGGCGAGGAGCAGACCGACCGAGAGTGGGACGGCTGGATGCGCTTCCTAGCCAGCTAG
- a CDS encoding 2-dehydropantoate 2-reductase: MHIVIIGAGAVGGYFGALLQESGTQVTLVARGETLAVLRERGLTINSPEGTRTLPVDVVESLDEVPAADAVFLATKTIDGPNLPERLPEGAVLVTTQNSVEMPAIAIEKYGPDRVVPGVVRSFLIHTGPAEATFLGGVLSFTFGSVDPATCDVVEKLRAALGAAGIEPFVLDDILVDVWAKAMFVTTFGALGALVDKPMQDVRTTYRRDLTALMREVEAAGRANGINLPEDIVERSLDFADAQPAAATSSMQRDLADGLPNELDAQVGAVMRMAERGGVAVPLHTLVFDCLSTRG, translated from the coding sequence ATGCACATCGTCATCATCGGAGCCGGGGCCGTCGGCGGCTACTTCGGGGCGCTCCTTCAGGAATCCGGAACCCAGGTCACCCTCGTCGCCCGCGGCGAAACCCTCGCCGTGCTGCGCGAACGCGGCCTCACCATCAACAGCCCAGAAGGCACGCGCACGCTGCCCGTCGACGTCGTCGAAAGCCTCGACGAGGTCCCCGCGGCCGATGCTGTGTTCTTGGCCACCAAGACCATCGACGGCCCCAACCTTCCCGAGCGGCTGCCCGAGGGCGCGGTCCTCGTGACCACGCAGAACTCGGTGGAGATGCCCGCCATCGCGATCGAGAAGTACGGACCCGATCGCGTGGTGCCGGGCGTGGTCCGCAGCTTCCTCATCCACACCGGTCCCGCGGAGGCCACCTTCCTCGGCGGCGTGCTGAGCTTCACCTTCGGCAGCGTCGATCCCGCGACCTGCGACGTGGTCGAGAAGCTGCGCGCGGCCCTCGGCGCGGCGGGGATCGAGCCCTTCGTGCTCGACGACATCCTGGTCGACGTGTGGGCGAAGGCGATGTTCGTCACCACCTTCGGAGCCCTCGGCGCGCTCGTGGACAAGCCCATGCAGGACGTGCGCACCACCTATCGCCGCGACCTGACCGCGCTCATGCGCGAGGTCGAGGCCGCGGGCCGCGCCAACGGGATCAACCTGCCCGAGGACATCGTCGAGCGCTCGCTCGACTTTGCCGACGCCCAGCCGGCGGCCGCCACCAGCTCCATGCAGCGCGACCTAGCGGACGGGCTGCCCAACGAGCTCGACGCCCAGGTGGGCGCCGTCATGCGGATGGCCGAGCGCGGCGGCGTGGCCGTCCCGCTACACACCCTCGTTTTCGACTGCCTGTCGACGAGGGGCTAA
- a CDS encoding ECF transporter S component, with translation MSNASPRSWRVIDIVIASVLGVACGLIFWVWNTIGYAWFTAADAVTPGLGGIAVGIWLIGGVIGGLVIRKPGAALYVELLAAIVSAAIGNQWGISTIYSGLAQGLGAEIILALFLYKRFNLTVAMIAGAGAGVGAFVNELFTSGNLAKSFAFNATYLSTLIVSGAILAGVVGYYLVKALAATGALDRFAVGREARALV, from the coding sequence ATGTCTAACGCATCCCCTCGTTCGTGGCGAGTCATCGACATCGTCATCGCCTCCGTCCTCGGTGTGGCCTGCGGCCTCATCTTCTGGGTGTGGAACACCATCGGCTACGCGTGGTTCACCGCGGCCGACGCGGTCACCCCGGGCCTCGGCGGCATCGCCGTGGGCATCTGGCTCATCGGCGGCGTCATCGGCGGGCTGGTCATCCGCAAGCCGGGCGCTGCGCTCTACGTCGAGCTGCTCGCGGCCATCGTCTCCGCGGCGATCGGCAACCAGTGGGGCATCTCCACGATCTACTCCGGACTCGCCCAGGGGCTCGGCGCCGAGATCATCCTGGCGCTCTTCCTGTACAAGCGCTTCAACCTCACCGTCGCCATGATCGCGGGCGCGGGGGCCGGCGTGGGCGCCTTCGTCAACGAGCTGTTCACCTCGGGCAACCTGGCGAAGTCGTTCGCCTTCAACGCGACCTACCTCTCCACGCTCATCGTCTCCGGCGCCATCCTCGCCGGCGTGGTCGGCTACTACTTGGTCAAGGCCCTGGCCGCGACCGGCGCGCTCGATCGCTTCGCCGTCGGCCGTGAGGCCCGCGCTCTGGTCTAG
- a CDS encoding chloride channel protein, with amino-acid sequence MSHVFSASRSLYALAAVVVSAVLAGGVGAGLSFLIEALNAVGELELVARLAVAALLGAACGTGWWWLRRGGPVTSVNAALSQERRLPFLRTVADALLQVVCVGAGASLGREQAPRQVASSIADFFAARIDPQMRARIVAGAAGAGLAAVYNVPLAGAIYAIEILPIKRDKTFYAVALAMSTIATLVARTVTGSQAFYTLPAMRLSFAQLAWLVPLLLLVVAVGVAFRRILLRRFHLPANTLPVAIAVVVAASAAMDHLLPGISGNGQRVLDDLWSAPAGWQALLAILVAKAAFTWFAIAAGAAGGILTPSLALGGLAGGLLSLGSGALGVETSFPAAVLLGAIGVLTITQRAPFFAIAFGLELTHAPWELYPPAIALGFAAFYATKRRR; translated from the coding sequence ATGAGTCACGTGTTTTCTGCTTCGAGGTCGCTGTACGCGCTTGCCGCCGTGGTCGTTTCGGCCGTCCTCGCGGGCGGCGTGGGCGCGGGACTGTCGTTCCTCATCGAGGCGCTCAACGCCGTCGGCGAGCTGGAGCTCGTCGCGCGGCTGGCGGTGGCTGCCCTGCTCGGCGCGGCGTGCGGCACCGGGTGGTGGTGGCTTCGCCGCGGGGGGCCAGTCACCTCGGTCAACGCCGCGCTCTCCCAGGAGCGGAGGCTGCCGTTCCTGCGCACCGTCGCCGACGCGCTGCTGCAGGTCGTCTGCGTCGGCGCGGGCGCCTCGCTCGGCCGCGAGCAGGCGCCGCGCCAGGTAGCCTCCTCGATCGCGGATTTCTTCGCCGCGCGGATCGACCCGCAGATGCGCGCCCGCATCGTCGCCGGTGCCGCCGGTGCCGGCCTCGCCGCGGTCTACAACGTCCCGCTCGCGGGTGCGATCTACGCCATCGAGATCCTGCCCATCAAACGCGACAAGACCTTCTACGCGGTAGCGCTAGCCATGAGCACGATCGCCACGCTCGTTGCCCGCACCGTCACCGGCTCACAGGCCTTCTACACGCTGCCCGCGATGCGGCTTTCCTTCGCGCAGCTGGCGTGGCTTGTCCCGTTGCTGTTGCTGGTCGTCGCCGTGGGCGTTGCTTTCCGACGCATACTGCTTCGGCGCTTTCACCTTCCCGCGAACACCCTGCCGGTGGCCATCGCGGTGGTCGTGGCGGCCTCCGCGGCGATGGATCACCTCCTGCCCGGCATCAGCGGCAACGGCCAGCGGGTCCTAGACGACCTCTGGTCGGCACCCGCCGGGTGGCAGGCGCTGCTCGCGATCCTCGTGGCCAAGGCCGCGTTTACCTGGTTCGCCATCGCGGCGGGCGCCGCGGGCGGCATCCTTACCCCTTCGCTCGCGCTCGGCGGGCTGGCGGGAGGACTGCTCTCGCTCGGCTCCGGCGCGCTGGGGGTGGAAACGAGCTTCCCGGCGGCGGTGCTGCTGGGCGCCATCGGGGTGCTCACCATCACGCAGCGCGCGCCGTTTTTCGCCATCGCCTTCGGCCTCGAGCTCACCCACGCGCCGTGGGAGCTGTACCCGCCGGCGATCGCGCTGGGGTTCGCGGCCTTCTACGCGACCAAGCGCAGGCGCTAG
- a CDS encoding ABC transporter ATP-binding protein, whose product MESTRKKDPLARITARGIGFRHASRKDAVLESLSFAIDAGERVLLLGESGAGKSTLLMAIAGLLAEDEGTHSGSMQVDGTVGMVLQDPDSQVIASRVGDDVAFGCENLGMPRERIWEEVPRALEMVGLDLPLDHPTSRLSGGQKQRLALSGVIAMGADIILLDEPTANLDPEGVREVVAAVTRVAEETGATVIVVEHRVGVWSGFATRGIVLGGGGIVADGTLEEVLAQRGEELVAEGVWVPGIEPVFPPRPARALDNAAIEFSGLKVGWDTPLGPTRDGRILEGASTVITGRNGTGKTTLMLTLAGLLEPVAGKVSYSDSIAGEIGPDPMRWSSAELARRVGYVFQDPEHQFVARTVGEELAVGPRQLGIDAGEQIDALLARLRLKGLKEANPFTLSGGQKRRLSVATVLVASPKVVFLDEPTFGQDRGTFIELVTLVRELNASGVTVVSVTHDETYVRALGDEVIAL is encoded by the coding sequence TTGGAATCGACCAGAAAGAAGGACCCCTTGGCCAGGATCACCGCCCGCGGCATCGGCTTCCGCCACGCCTCGCGCAAGGACGCGGTACTGGAGTCGCTGAGCTTTGCCATCGACGCTGGCGAGCGGGTCCTGCTGCTCGGCGAGTCGGGCGCGGGGAAGTCCACGCTGCTCATGGCGATCGCCGGACTCCTGGCGGAGGACGAGGGCACGCACTCCGGGTCTATGCAGGTCGACGGCACAGTCGGCATGGTGCTCCAAGATCCGGACTCGCAGGTCATCGCCTCGCGCGTGGGCGACGACGTCGCCTTCGGCTGCGAGAACCTCGGCATGCCGCGCGAGCGGATCTGGGAGGAGGTGCCTAGGGCGCTCGAGATGGTCGGACTCGACCTGCCGCTCGACCACCCCACGAGCAGGCTGTCGGGCGGGCAGAAGCAGCGGCTCGCGCTGTCGGGGGTCATCGCCATGGGGGCGGACATCATCCTGCTCGACGAGCCCACCGCCAACCTCGATCCCGAGGGCGTGAGAGAGGTCGTCGCCGCGGTGACGCGGGTGGCCGAGGAGACGGGCGCTACGGTCATCGTCGTCGAGCACCGCGTCGGCGTGTGGAGCGGGTTTGCCACCCGCGGCATCGTCCTGGGCGGCGGCGGGATCGTCGCCGACGGCACCCTTGAGGAGGTGCTCGCGCAGCGCGGCGAGGAGCTCGTCGCCGAGGGGGTGTGGGTGCCCGGCATCGAGCCGGTCTTCCCGCCGCGCCCCGCGCGCGCCCTCGACAACGCGGCGATCGAGTTCTCGGGGCTTAAGGTCGGCTGGGACACCCCGCTCGGCCCGACGCGCGACGGCCGCATCCTCGAGGGCGCGTCCACCGTCATCACCGGCCGCAACGGCACCGGCAAGACCACGCTCATGCTCACCCTCGCGGGCCTGCTCGAGCCCGTCGCCGGAAAGGTGAGCTACTCGGACTCCATCGCGGGCGAGATTGGCCCCGACCCGATGAGGTGGTCCTCGGCGGAGCTCGCGCGCCGAGTCGGCTACGTCTTCCAGGATCCCGAGCACCAGTTCGTCGCCCGCACGGTCGGGGAGGAGCTGGCGGTGGGGCCCAGGCAGCTTGGCATCGACGCGGGAGAGCAGATCGACGCCCTGCTCGCGCGGCTTCGGCTCAAGGGCCTCAAGGAGGCCAACCCGTTCACGCTCTCCGGCGGGCAGAAGAGGCGGCTGTCGGTGGCCACGGTGCTCGTGGCCTCGCCCAAGGTGGTCTTCCTCGACGAGCCCACCTTCGGTCAGGACCGCGGCACCTTCATCGAGCTGGTCACGCTCGTCCGCGAGCTCAACGCCTCCGGGGTGACGGTCGTGTCGGTCACCCACGACGAGACCTACGTCCGCGCGCTCGGCGACGAGGTGATCGCGCTGTGA
- a CDS encoding energy-coupling factor transporter transmembrane component T family protein: MNLLSRLNPITRVLALLIVGTPLLLSVDAVSAGVSLAFSLLLAPVCGVGWGTLARRSLPILLATPIAGASMALYGRPEGREYFSFLFAHVTDNSLSLALAIMVRVLAVGLPAVILLAGIDPTELGDGLSQILRLPHRFVIGAVAAARMVSLLRSDWQSMRRSRRARGLDGRGRIATALSMTFGLLVLALRRGAKLATAMEARGFGRYPTRTFARPSRWRGVDWAFLLACALISACAVSVAVATGSFRFLGA, translated from the coding sequence GTGAACCTGCTCTCCCGGCTCAACCCGATCACGCGGGTGCTCGCGCTGCTCATCGTGGGCACCCCGCTGCTGCTCAGTGTGGACGCGGTCTCGGCGGGCGTGTCGCTGGCGTTTAGCCTGCTCCTCGCGCCGGTCTGCGGCGTGGGATGGGGCACGCTCGCCCGGCGCAGCCTGCCGATCCTTCTTGCCACGCCCATCGCCGGGGCCTCGATGGCCCTCTACGGCCGGCCCGAGGGCCGCGAGTACTTCTCCTTCCTCTTCGCCCACGTCACCGACAACTCGCTCTCGCTGGCGCTGGCCATCATGGTGCGCGTGCTCGCCGTCGGCCTGCCCGCGGTGATCCTGCTCGCGGGCATCGACCCCACGGAGCTCGGCGACGGCCTCTCGCAGATCCTCAGGCTCCCGCACCGCTTCGTCATCGGCGCGGTGGCCGCGGCGCGCATGGTCTCGCTGCTGCGCAGCGACTGGCAGTCCATGCGGCGCTCGCGCCGCGCGCGCGGCCTCGACGGGCGCGGCAGGATCGCGACGGCGCTGAGCATGACCTTCGGCCTGCTCGTCCTCGCGCTTCGCCGCGGCGCGAAGCTGGCCACCGCGATGGAGGCCCGCGGCTTCGGGCGCTACCCCACGCGCACGTTCGCCCGCCCGTCGCGGTGGCGCGGCGTCGACTGGGCGTTCCTGCTTGCCTGCGCGCTCATCTCCGCCTGCGCCGTGTCCGTCGCGGTGGCCACCGGCAGCTTCAGGTTCCTCGGCGCATGA
- a CDS encoding nucleoside/nucleotide kinase family protein gives MIVLIDGRSGAGKTTFANLLGEHLPAPVVRLEDFYPGWGGLEEASRMVARDVLNRNHPGWWRWDWVRNHRADWQPLALGDARDLVIEGCGALSKAALKTAEGWGLGAVVSVYIDADPGFRRARALTRDPDFAPWWRMWARQEEEHAARMPAPDLRADGESLDAVALIEDITRKGRS, from the coding sequence ATGATCGTGCTTATCGACGGCCGTTCCGGTGCCGGAAAAACGACCTTCGCGAACCTCCTCGGCGAGCACCTTCCTGCCCCGGTCGTCCGCCTCGAGGACTTCTATCCCGGCTGGGGCGGGCTGGAGGAGGCCAGCCGCATGGTGGCCCGCGACGTGCTGAACCGGAACCACCCGGGCTGGTGGCGCTGGGATTGGGTGCGCAACCATCGCGCCGACTGGCAGCCGCTGGCGCTAGGCGACGCGCGCGACCTCGTCATCGAGGGTTGCGGCGCGTTGAGCAAAGCAGCACTGAAAACGGCTGAAGGGTGGGGGCTTGGTGCCGTGGTGAGCGTCTACATCGACGCCGACCCTGGGTTCCGGCGCGCCCGCGCGCTCACCCGGGATCCCGACTTCGCGCCGTGGTGGCGCATGTGGGCGCGCCAGGAGGAGGAACACGCCGCGCGCATGCCCGCCCCGGACCTGCGCGCGGACGGCGAAAGCCTCGACGCCGTGGCGCTCATCGAGGACATCACGAGGAAAGGACGTTCATGA
- a CDS encoding NUDIX hydrolase gives MNNQMIRIAAVVIRNGAGEILSVRKRGTTAFMLPGGKLEPGETGLEAAVREIAEELHLALDPAELNGVGTMSAPAANEPGFEVVCDVFEWQGTVERIGVFEEIEEARWFAADSQADELAPLSRDVVFPALVSRKRK, from the coding sequence ATGAACAATCAGATGATCCGCATCGCCGCCGTCGTCATCCGTAACGGCGCGGGGGAGATCCTCAGCGTGCGCAAGCGGGGGACCACCGCCTTCATGCTGCCCGGCGGGAAGCTCGAGCCGGGGGAGACCGGGCTGGAGGCGGCGGTGCGCGAGATCGCCGAGGAGCTGCACTTAGCCCTCGACCCGGCCGAGCTGAACGGCGTGGGCACCATGAGCGCTCCCGCGGCCAACGAACCCGGCTTCGAGGTGGTCTGCGACGTCTTCGAGTGGCAGGGGACGGTCGAGCGGATCGGGGTCTTCGAGGAGATCGAGGAGGCGCGGTGGTTTGCGGCCGATTCCCAGGCCGATGAGCTGGCGCCCTTGTCGCGGGACGTGGTTTTCCCGGCGCTCGTTAGTCGGAAGCGGAAGTGA